In Cicer arietinum cultivar CDC Frontier isolate Library 1 chromosome 1, Cicar.CDCFrontier_v2.0, whole genome shotgun sequence, one DNA window encodes the following:
- the LOC101499519 gene encoding probable pectate lyase 4 encodes MVSHGIKFVFWRFVLAVVVIVIFTPKFSSAKQSKLVGLKMNMIDRCWRPNPEWRRYRQQLAFCSIGYVGKMINNVGNDLIHYKVIDSNDDPINPKPGTLRYGASVIQGKVWITFQKDMNIKLMKPLLISSFTTIDGRGATVHIADNACLMIYKTTNIIIHNIRIHHCKAQAPGMVMGPNGKVISLGQVDGDAIRLVTASKIWIDHNTLYSCEDGLLDVTRGSTDVTISNNWFREQDKVMLLGHDDGYVRDKNMKVTVVYNHFGPNCNQRMPRIRHGYAHVANNLYLGWMQYAIGGSMGPSLKSEANLFIAPKVGSKEVTWRKDGYKNVDKWEFYSVRDAFENGASFVVTKGGSVPKPNYNKEQGFKVVDVKSVRSLTRSSGAFRCSRTSIC; translated from the exons ATGGTATCTCACGGTATCAAGTTTGTCTTTTGGCGTTTTGTTTTGGCCGTTGTGGTTATTGTAATTTTCACTCCAAAGTTTAGTTCCGCCAAACAATCTAAGTTAGTGGGCTTGAAAATGAATATGATTGATCGATGTTGGAGACCGAATCCTGAATGGAGGAGGTATCGACAACAACTAGCTTTTTGCTCTATTGGCTATGTTGGAAAAATGATAAAcaatgttggtaatgatctcaTACATTATAAAGTTATTGACTCAAATGATGATCCTATAAACCCCAAACCAGGTACGTTGAGGTACGGAGCTTCTGTTATTCAAGGTAAAGTGTGGATCACATTCCAAAAAGACATGAACATTAAACTCATGAAACCTCTTCTCATTAGTAGTTTTACCACCATTGATGGTCGAGGTGCTACCGTTCACATTGCTGATAATGCATGCTTGATGATATATAAG ACCACCAACATAATTATTCACAATATTCGAATTCACCACTGCAAAGCTCAAGCCCCAGGGATGGTGATGGGGCCTAATGGAAAGGTAATTTCTTTGGGCCAAGTAGATGGAGATGCAATAAGATTGGTTACCGCTTCAAAAATTTGGATTGATCATAATACACTTTATAGTTGTGAAGATGGTCTTCTTGATGTTACACGAGGTTCTACTGATGTGACAATATCAAATAATTGGTTTAGAGAACAAGATAAGGTTATGCTTCTTGGACACGATGATGGGTATGTAAGAGACAAAAACATGAAAGTTACTGTTGTATACAATCATTTTGGACCTAATTGCAACCAACGAATGCCAAG GATTCGTCATGGATATGCACATGTAGCCAATAATCTTTATTTGGGGTGGATGCAATATGCAATCGGTGGAAGCATGGGACCTAGCCTTAAGAGTGAAGCTAACCTTTTCATAGCACCAAAGGTTGGGAGTAAGGag GTAACATGGAGAAAAGATGGTTATAAAAATGTAGATAAGTGGGAGTTTTATTCAGTAAGAGATGCTTTCGAAAATGGGGCCTCTTTTGTGGTAACAAAAGGAGGAAGTGTGCCAAAACCGAATTATAACAAAGAACAAGGATTTAAAGTTGTTGACGTCAAATCTGTTAGATCATTGACAAGATCATCAGGCGCATTTCGATGTAGTAGAACCTCTATATGTTAA
- the LOC101498537 gene encoding xyloglucan endotransglucosylase/hydrolase protein 31-like, whose protein sequence is MPSSFLFFLHMVPLFSLLFSSMIYNSNAHGPPSPGYYPSSKVSTVSFDQGFRNLWGPQHQKLDQQSLTIWLDTTSGSGFKSLHDYRSGYFGAAVKLQPGYTAGVITSFYLSNNQDYPGNHDEIDIEFLGTTPDKPYVLQTNVYIRGSGDGKIIGREIKFHLWFDPTKDFHNYAILWKSSEIIFLVDDVPIRRYPRKSDATFPSRPMYLYGSIWDASSWATDNGRYKANYTYQPFIGKYKNFKVQGCSIESTSSCRPPSGSPSGHGSGLSPKQFAAMQWVHNNYLVYNYCHDPKRDHTFTPEC, encoded by the exons ATGCcatcatcatttttattttttctccacATGGTtcctctcttttctcttttattcTCATCCATGATTTATAATAGTAATGCTCATGGTCCACCTTCACCAGGGTACTACCCTAGTTCTAAAGTCAGCACTGTTAGCTTTGATCAAGGATTTAGAAACCTTTGGGGACCTCAGCATCAGAAATTAGACCAACAATCATTAACAATATGGCTTGACACTACCTCAG GGAGTGGGTTCAAGTCACTTCATGATTATCGATCAGGATATTTTGGTGCTGCGGTTAAACTTCAACCTGGTTATACTGCAGGAGTTATTACATCTTTCTAT CTTTCAAACAATCAAGACTACCCTGGAAACCATGATGAGATAGACATTGAATTCCTTGGTACCACACCAGATAAGCCATATGTCTTGCAAACAAATGTGTACATTAGAGGAAGTGGAGATGGGAAGATTATTGGAAGAGAGATTAAATTTCATCTTTGGTTCGACCCAACTAAAGATTTTCACAACTATGCCATTCTATGGAAATCTAGTGAGATCat ATTTTTAGTGGATGATGTTCCAATAAGAAGGTATCCTAGGAAGAGTGATGCTACATTTCCTTCAAGACCAATGTATCTGTATGGATCAATATGGGATGCATCTTCATGGGCAACGGATAATGGAAGATACAAAGCAAATTATACATACCAACCCTTTATTGGTAAATACAAAAACTTCAAAGTACAAGGTTGTAGCATTGAATCCACCTCTTCATGCCGGCCACCTTCTGGTTCGCCTTCCGGCCATGGCAGCGGCCTCAGCCCTAAGCAGTTTGCGGCAATGCAATGGGTCCATAACAATTACTTGGTCTATAACTATTGTCATGATCCTAAGAGAGACCATACATTTACTCCAGAATGTTAA